The Mycobacterium paragordonae genome includes a region encoding these proteins:
- a CDS encoding DUF732 domain-containing protein: protein MSVLAVLICPVAQADPNLSPEDANFGKYLAQAGINNQSHVPLQVLIGEAHAACAMLDQSPTTEQWHAAVDMIAAGPGSFSKTDARTIGQAGVNSYCRNYTQLSNT from the coding sequence GTGAGCGTGCTGGCGGTCTTGATCTGTCCGGTGGCCCAAGCCGATCCGAACCTGAGCCCCGAGGACGCCAACTTCGGGAAATATCTCGCACAGGCCGGGATCAACAATCAGAGCCATGTTCCGCTGCAAGTGCTGATCGGCGAGGCGCACGCGGCCTGTGCGATGTTGGACCAGAGTCCTACCACTGAGCAGTGGCACGCTGCAGTCGACATGATCGCCGCCGGACCAGGAAGCTTCAGCAAAACCGACGCGAGAACGATTGGGCAGGCGGGGGTCAACAGCTACTGTCGCAACTACACTCAGCTGAGCAATACGTAG